A region of Toxorhynchites rutilus septentrionalis strain SRP chromosome 1, ASM2978413v1, whole genome shotgun sequence DNA encodes the following proteins:
- the LOC129761325 gene encoding uncharacterized protein LOC129761325: MDEWRHIPSKLNVADEATKWGSGPNFEPSCRWFQGPAFLSDPETQWPKESKNIPLETREELREVVLHHSSVVVGIIDVERFSNWNRLLRAMAYVFKVASLAKKVNRDSGTGLSRDELMKAEVTLWREAQTQAYLNEVECLRKRAALGKSSSLYPLIPFLDESNVIRVGGRIGAAPLVPYSAKYPIILPKAHRITMLIIDSYHRKFLHANTETVCNEIKQQFYIQSLRTLVRKVSRSCQMCKIRKAVPTPPLMSPLPEVRLTPFTRPFTYVGVDYFGPLEVTVGRSVVKRWVCLFTCLTIRAVHLEVCHSLSTNSCVMAFRRFVARRGAPLEVYSDNGTNFVGASRQLSDELLIRIRKINENCASTFTNAHTKWYFNVPAAPHMGGPWERMVRSVEVAMKAITESSRHPSDEVLETILTNGIKQPVTSPVDGTGALRDSWKLAQHMVDGFWRRWIHEYLPMLTRRTKWFERVKPLEPGDVVIVVDENTRNRWERGRILETFPDKDGQVRRARIQTARGVFSRPAVKLAVLDVARPRSRTEGISETEVDHGSEGVTDPTVHRDV, encoded by the exons ATGGACGAATGGCGGCACATACCGTCGAAACTTAATGTGGCAGATGAAGCTACCAAGTGGGGTTCCGGACCGAACTTTGAGCCAAGTTGTCGTTGGTTTCAAGGTCCTGCTTTCTTGAGCGATCCTGAAACACAGTGGCCAAAGGAATCGAAAAATATTCCCCTGGAAACCAGAGAAGAACTTCGCGAAGTTGTCCTACACCATTCGAGCGTTGTAGTTGGCATAATAGATGTAGAGCGTTTTTCCAACTGGAACCGTCTGCTGCGTGCAATGGCATATGTTTTTAAGGTAGCATCGTTGGCTAAAAAGGTGAACAGGGACAGCGGTACCGGTTTGAGCAGAGATGAACTCATGAAGGCAGAAGTTACACTATGGCGTGAAGCACAAACGCAAGCTTATCTCAACGAAGTGGAGTGTTTGCGCAAAAGAGCGGCACTAGGAAAATCAAGTTCTCTGTATCCGTTGATACCATTTCTGGATGAATCAAATGTTATCAGAGTCGGTGGTCGCATAGGAGCGGCTCCACTCGTTCCGTATTCAGCTAAGTACCCGATAATCCTTCCAAAGGCACACAGGATCACCATGCTCATCATCGATAGTTATCATCGGAAGTTTCTCCACGCCAATACGGAGACCGTATGCAACGAAATAAAACAACAGTTCTACATACAAAGTCTGCGCACTCTCGTACGGAAAGTTAGTCGAAGCTGCCAAATGTGCAAGATCAGAAAAGCTGTTCCGACTCCACCGTTGATGTCTCCACTTCCCGAGGTCCGGTTGACTCCATTCACACGTCCATTCACCTACGTGGGCGTGGATTACTTTGGGCCATTGGAAGTCACAGTTGGGAGAAGTGTTGTTAAGAGATGGGTATGCCTGTTCACGTGTCTCACGATACGTGCAGTACATCTGGAGGTTTGCCACAGTTTGTCCACGAATTCTTGTGTTATGGCCTTCAGGAGATTCGTTGCAAGGCGTGGAGCGCCCCTGGAAGTCTACAGTGATAACGGGACCAACTTTGTTGGCGCCAGTCGTCAGTTGTCAGATGAACTTCTTATTCGTATTCGGAAAATCAACGAAAACTGTGCTTCGACCTTCACAAACGCTCATACTAAGTGGTACTTTAACGTACCTGCTGCTCCGCACATGGGAGGACCATGGGAGCGTATGGTTAGGTCGGTTGAAGTAGCTATGAAAGCCATTACTGAGAGTTCCCGTCATCCGAGCGACGAGGTGCTGGAAACCATACT CACCAATGGGATCAAGCAGCCTGTTACTTCTCCGGTCGATGGCACAGGTGCTCTGCGTGATAGCTGGAAACTGGCCCAACATATGGTGGATGGGTTCTGGCGGAGGTGGATTCACGAGTATCTGCCGATGCTTACGCGACGCACGAAATGGTTCGAGCGAGTGAAACCACTCGAACCAGGTGACGTAGTGATTGTTGTGGACGAGAACACGAGGAATCGCTGGGAGAGAGGAAGAATTCTGGAGACCTTTCCAGACAAGGATGGCCAAGTGAGACGGGCGAGGATTCAGACTGCGAGAGGAGTATTTTCCAGACCTGCTGTTAAGCTAGCTGTTCTGGACGTTGCTAGACCAAGAAgcagaacagaaggaatatcGGAAACGGAAGTGGATCACGGGTCGGAGGGTGTTACGGATCCCACTGTGCACCGTGACGTATAA
- the LOC129761916 gene encoding bromodomain adjacent to zinc finger domain protein 1A, with protein sequence MPLLRGKLFVKDHGSERLRDSDEVFYCETTNEIFSNYEDYFHRVMLISSTVWSCTITGKHSLTYEEARESEKQARKQLKSFPSAVRGPFLVVASHTKRSSLNEMLEDVFGFIKDHYFKAEEVDALDPNGKTYRNATVMEVIAPNNRNSPIKADKLKYRVSSNDGRKPKEWTIISENLRRERGAASRDKCKLFLKQHVELVAGVLKIKESSYKKFVVDEGLNDEQIFFGKPPDFEQSKRLKNAEEKKLRLEQDQKKSQSQKTTKKKAANDGKQPSISKYLNKSTEETSKSAAENSEKESEKKLKEEMERVRKEKAEKEALEKKRIEEQKAILSEQVAIAIKKFNRVQEDQELSDQRVIPKPNPVSTIMGTKHFGEFLFILEFVTSFAELLSIKDKFANGLTIDLLERALLLKEVNGPLSDIFQVLLSTIFSLQLEEENEVAVRYDNAADFGNRRNGILVFKKATDAAVWCETHYCAKLNELPMDSTTVSEMLRLHFLMSGALIEEKGAKWRYSIRGGYQSFDDPGVALVVDYPHIFRALKSYTVFQLPVCDILKILKCLIDQLLTYSSVRDLVEERVEKSRIARLQYLTANVAKKKRESRVSSEKWDMKMDIRKKVTALEGTNDAKAALRKELEEKMAQEIIKMDAEAERDIKILQKDIDKCKESFFDYQIYLGSDRAHRSYWLFESFPGLFVEHNRALCGKCLDKPTPNIPGLASCLPDQRKKFITQTIMNYKLSENDKENHDIKGELVIEKLLLSGNARIKGLNDHNKVASLNGETKEGAETIAKDPTPPTTEELLMCTANPKACPIHTDHYPDTIRWGFYYTEEEIDALIESLNPRGTREKVLRETLENEKELILNHIKNCPVEKITAKTIDRETVLAGIISKYSRKYEAPNFNHEPGADASDIFESILRENILELESKITVGYLGDMKVSDRDEWREAIEKFDYKQLSEPLRWGPKRVVPFKEKKEDQDEQDEGMENDESDDDMEKLLSHGNDPGYDLPDTMVFESEDSSDEAILLHDSVTLREKVHSLAKALLQVEQCIDSKFLRHPFGPKKETKDKATLTKKLIEGQRNLARWEESLMRATNFSQIFLHYNVLYDAIQWSRSAERIACMICRRKGDPDMTLLCDECNRACHMYCLKPKLKQVPEGDWFCPKCRPEDYAKKKQTKKRKVFVEEEPVEEMEDEILDETIADEDNNDLTQEEEIDCKKCKTAGATAICFTCSSAYHPECTKSLTNAPKKRWNCDKCKKAAGKKSGYSNKSKKSKKKVAIRLAAALLDDGNDNDEHGDNYDKEEDTLEGEEMEDSSVVNGHNGDVESMNTTEVEEELQSSSISKRRTSKRKASEDSDNSSDNETLLSKVKRNRRSSSKRSITNGHHDDDNPHPSPKSRRSTTMNNTTSDDLESSSSRRARRTGDDLPLNSVALYTLIDDILKHNDSWPFNRPVSMKEVPDYYTIIKNPMDFAKIKSKLNMGEYTINEQMMNDVQLVFRNCDLYNTNETDIYHVGRNLERYVEKRSKELSLPFKSSDMLRNDPDRMNESTAMNGDQTSPDGDAESSSGNGKRKSTKK encoded by the exons ATGCCTCTGTTACGGGGGAAGCTTTTCGTAAAAGACCATGGGTCGGAGCGTCTCCGAGATAGTGATGAAGTTTTCTACTGTGAGACAACGAACGAAATCTTCAGCAACTATGA GGACTACTTCCACCGAGTTATGCTTATTTCTTCGACTGTGTGGAGCTGTACTATAACCGGCAAACATAGTCTGACATATGAAGAAGCACGCGAGTCGGAAAAACAAGCACGGAAGCagttgaaatcgtttccttcTGCCGTACGGGGACCCTTCCTGGTGGTTGCCTCGCACACCAAGCGCAGCTCGCTGAACGAGATGCTGGAAGATGTTTTTGGGTTTATAAAGGACCACTATTTCAAGGCCGAAGAAGTGGACGCCCTAGATCCGAACGGAAAGACGTACCGGAATGCAACAGTGATGGAAGTTATCGCACCGAA CAATAGAAATAGTCCCATCAAAGCGGATAAACTAAAGTATCGTGTTTCCTCAAATGACGGTCGCAAACCTAAGGAGTGGACTATTATTTCCGAAAATCTGAGACGCGAACGTGGTGCGGCATCGCGTGATAAGTGCAAGCTGTTTCTGAAACAACATGTTGAACTGGTGGCAGGggttttgaaaattaaagaatCTTCGTATAAAAAGTTTGTCGTAGACGAAGGATTAAATGATGAACAGATTTTCTTCGGTAAACCACCTGACTTTGAACAGTCTAAACGGTTGAAAAATGCCGAGGAGAAGAAACTACGTCTTGAGCAGGACCAGAAAAAATCTCAGTCGCAGAAAACTACGAAGAAAAAAGCAGCAAACGACGGCAAGCAGCCAAGCATTTCCAAGTATCTCAACAAATCCACTGAGGAAACCAGTAAATCTGCGGCTGAGAACTCTGAGAAGGagtcggaaaaaaaattgaaggaagAAATGGAACGTGTGCGGAAAGAGAAAGCCGAGAAAGAAGCATTGGAGAAGAAGCGGATCGAGGAGCAAAAAGCTATACTGTCTGAACAAGTGGCTATTGCCATCAAAAAGTTCAACCGGGTACAGGAAGATCAAGAGCTGTCTGATCAAAGGGTCATTCCGAAACCGAACCCTGTTAGCACAATCATGGGAACAAAGCACTTTGGAGAATTTCTGTTCATCTTGGAGTTTGTGACTTCATTTGCGGAATTACTCTCGATCAAAGATAAGTTCGCCAATGGCCTCACAATTGATTTGCTGGAGAGGGCGCTGCTACTTAAAGAGGTTAATGGTCCCTTAAGTGACATTTTCCAAGTGCTCCTGAGCACAATATTCTCGCTCCAGTTGGAGGAAGAAAACGAAGTGGCCGTCCGATATGATAATGCCGCTGATTTTGGGAACCGGAGAAATGGCATCTTAGTGTTCAAAAAAGCGACAGATGCCGCCGTCTGGTGCGAAACGCATTATTGTGCTAAACTCAATGAACTTCCAATGGATTCAACCACCGTGTCGGAAATGCTTCGTTTACACTTTCTCATGTCTGGCGCACTCATCGAGGAGAAAGGAGCCAAGTGGCGATATTCTATACGGGGAGGCTACCAGTCTTTCGACGATCCCGGCGTTGCACTCGTCGTAGACTATCCACACATATTTCGAGCACTTAAATCCTATACCGTCTTTCAACTGCCAGTGTGCGATATTTTGAAGATTCTGAAGTGTCTCATCGATCAGCTGCTAACATACAGCAGTGTGAGGGATCTAGTTGAGGAACGAGTTGAAAAATCCCGGATAGCCCGACTTCAATATCTCACCGCAAACGTGGCAAAAAAGAAGCGTGAGTCTCGTGTTTCGTCGGAAAAATGGGACATGAAGATGGACATCAGAAAAAAG GTTACAGCACTTGAGGGTACTAACGATGCCAAGGCAGCACTTCGAAAGGAATTGGAAGAGAAGATGGCCcaagaaatcataaaaatggatGCAGAAGCGGAACGCGacataaaaatactgcaaaaggACATAGATAAATGTAAGGAAAGTTTTTTCGACTATCAGATTTATTTGGGATCGGATCGTGCGCACCGTAGTTATTGGCTGTTTGAGTCATTCCCCGGCCTTTTCGTTGAACATAATCGCGCACTTTGCGGAAAATGTCTCGATAAACCCACCCCTAATATTCCCGGTTTGGCCTCCTGTCTACCGGATCAACGGAAAAAGTTCAtcacacaaacgataatgaacTATAAACTCAGCGAAAACGATAAAGAGAATCATGATATTAAAGGGGAACTTGTTATTGAAAAATTGTTGCTCAGTGGGAACGCACGGATCAAGGGACTCAATGACCACAACAAGGTGGCGTCTCTGAATGGTGAAACTAAGGAAGGCGCAGAGACGATCGCAAAAGATCCAACACCACCAACAACCGAGGAACTTTTAATGTGCACTGCGAATCCTAAAGCATGCCCTATACACACCGATCACTATCCCGATACGATTCGATGGGGTTTTTATTACACAGAAGAAGAGATAGATGCTTTGATAGAAAGTCTCAATCCGAGAGGGACACGGGAGAAGGTACTGCGGGAGACTTTAGAGAATGAGAAAGAACTAATTCTCAATCACATAAAGAATTGTCCCGTGGAAAAAATCACGGCGAAAACGATTGATCGCGAAACGGTTTTAGCTGGAATAATTTCAAAATACAGCAGAAAATATGAAGCCCCCAATTTCAACCATGAACCCGGGGCAGATGCCAGTGATATTTTCGAATCGATACTGCGTGAGAACATTTTGGAGCTGGAGTCCAAGATTACGGTAGGTTACCTAGGTGACATGAAGGTGAGTGATCGGGATGAGTGGCGAGAGGCTATAGAAAAATTCGACTACAAACAACTGTCCGAACCGCTTCGTTGGGGTCCGAAGCGTGTGGTGCCgttcaaggaaaaaaaagagGACCAAGACGAGCAGGATGAGGGCATGGAAAACGATGAGTCCGATGATGACATGGAAAAGCTTTTGTCACACGGAAACGATCCTGGCTATGACTTACCGGACACGATGGTGTTCGAATCGGAAGATTCGAGTGATGAGGCGATACTGCTGCACGATTCCGTCACGTTACGAGAAAAAGTTCATTCTCTGGCTAAAGCCCTGCTTCAGGTGGAGCAATGTATCGATTCTAAATTTTTGCGCCACCCATTCGGTCCGAAGAAGGAAACAAAAGATAAGGCCACACTGACGAAAAAGCTAATCGAGGGTCAAAGAAATCTGGCTCGCTGGGAAGAGTCCCTGATGCGCGCAACTAACTTTTCGCAAATTTTCCTGCACTACAACGTGCTGTACGATGCTATCCAGTGGTCACGATCGGCGGAACGCATCGCTTGCATGATTTGCAGAAGGAAGGGTGATCCAGATATGACGTTGCTGTGCGACGAATGTAACCGAGCGTGTCATATGTATTGCTTGAAACCTAAGCTGAAGCAGGTCCCGGAGGGTGACTGGTTCTGTCCGAAGTGTCGTCCGGAAGATTACGCAAAGAAAAAGCAAACCAAGAAGCGGAAAGTTTTCGTCGAGGAAGAGCCTGTTGAAGAGATGGAGGATGAAATTCTAGATGAAACAATTGCCGATGAAGATAACAACGATCTAACTCAGGAAGAGGAAATCGATTGTAAAAAGTGTAAAACTGCTGGCGCTACAGCAATATGTTTCACTTGTAGCTCAGCGTATCATCCAGAGTGCACAAAATCTCTCACCAATGCGCCCAAAAAGCGATGGAATTGCGATAAATGTAAGAAAGCTGCTGGTAAAAAATCTGGATATTCCAACAAATCTAAGAAATCAAAAAAGAAGGTAGCAATTCGTTTGGCAGCCGCTCTCCTCGATGATGGTAATGATAATGATGAACATGGCGACAATTACGACAAGGAAGAAGACACATTAGAAGGAGAGGAAATGGAAGACTCATCTGTGGTAAATGGTCACAATGGTGATGTCGAATCCATGAACACAACCGAGGTAGAAGAGGAGCTACAAAGTAGCAGCATATCTAAAAGGCGCACTTCCAAACGAAAGGCATCCGAAGATTCGGACAACTCCAGCGACAACGAAACGTTGCTGTCCAAGGTTAAGCGGAACCGTCGGTCGTCCTCGAAACGATCGATAACGAACGGACACCACGATGATGACAACCCCCATCCGTCACCAAAGTCTCGAAGGAGCACCACCATGAACAACACCACGAGCGATGATTTGGAGTCATCGAGTTCCCGCAGAGCAAGACGTACTGGCGATGATTTACCATTGAATAGTGTTGCCTTGTATACTCTGATAGATGACATCCTGAAGCACAACGATTCTTGGCCGTTCAATCGCCCGGTCTCGATGAAGGAAGTTCCAGACTACTATACAATCATTAAAAATCCAATGGATTTTGCAAAGATAAAATCAAAACTGAACATGGGTGAATACACGATCAATGAGCAGATGATGAATGATGTGCAGCTTGTTTTTCGCAATTGCGATTTGTACAATACCAACGAAACGGATATTTATCA TGTCGGACGCAATTTAGAGCGTTACGTGGAGAAGCGCTCGAAAGAACTTTCCCTTCCGTTCAAATCCAGTGACATGTTGAGGAATGATCCCGACAGGATGAACGAATCTACGGCGATGAACGGAGATCAGACGTCACCAGACGGAGACGCCGAAAGCAGTAGCGGTAATGGAAAGAGAAAATCTACCAAAAAGTAA